The genomic interval GTCGGCGGCCATTTCTTGTGCTGGAGCAACGTTACCTTGTAGTAGGTCTTCATATGCTTTAGCTGTTTTAAAGTCACTAATGTCTAACTCGTAAGTGAATCCTTGACCTTTATCGCTAAGCTTTGCACTTGAACCAACCATACCGATTGTACCAACATAAGCTGAAGATGAAGTTAGTTTTGCTCTGTTATAAGAAACAAGAACTTTTTCATCATCTGTTTTTTCTACGTATACTCGCCATGCTCCTTGATCAACTTTTGTTACTCCTGAGCCAAGAACTGAGTAACCAAGACCTGCTGTATATAGCATCCCACCTGTTTGCTCGAAGTAAACATTATCTCCAATTCTCCACTCTTTTAGATCTTTAGTCTTATGAGGGATATTTTTCTTCGTTACTTTAAGTTCTTTCTTATCAAGAACTTTATAATTAAATAGTGCAGTCGAAGCCTTTAGTGGGGATAAACCAATCATTCCACCTAATAGTTTTCTAAGGCCAGTAGCATTGTCAAAAAAGAATTGCCCTTGAACACCTAGACCACCAAGAATTGTTTCATACTTTTGAACTTGGAAACCACTTCTGTAATCTTCAAATCCAAGGGCAACACCAAAACTTTCAGTCGTTTGAGCTGTTAGGTTAATTGTTCTCATGATTCCATCAATATCAAAAATCACAAGTGGTTTTAGTTTTACTTTTAATTTGTTCTTTTTCTCTGGTTTTTGTTGAGTTGTATCATCTCCGTTAGATCCGTCATCTCCGTTAGATCCGTCATCTCCGTTAGATCCGTCATCTCCGTTAGATCCGTCATCTCCGTCATCTCCGTTAGATCCGTCATCTCCGTTAGATCCGTCATCTCCGTTAGATCCGTCATCTCCGTTAGATCCGTCATCTCCGTTAGAACCGTTATCTCCATTGATTCCGTCATCTCCGTTAGATCCGTTAT from Bacteriovorax sp. Seq25_V carries:
- a CDS encoding collagen-like triple helix repeat-containing protein translates to NGSNGDDGINGDNGSNGDDGSNGDDGSNGDDGSNGDDGSNGDDGDDGSNGDDGSNGDDGSNGDDGSNGDDTTQQKPEKKNKLKVKLKPLVIFDIDGIMRTINLTAQTTESFGVALGFEDYRSGFQVQKYETILGGLGVQGQFFFDNATGLRKLLGGMIGLSPLKASTALFNYKVLDKKELKVTKKNIPHKTKDLKEWRIGDNVYFEQTGGMLYTAGLGYSVLGSGVTKVDQGAWRVYVEKTDDEKVLVSYNRAKLTSSSAYVGTIGMVGSSAKLSDKGQGFTYELDISDFKTAKAYEDLLQGNVAPAQEMAADFLNPFVEEVDTYEYMTKGKAKSFVLGVPFINVASSKAKLYNYSNVDNSKVGVKTTSEYGVYFESLNGRFITRHTNMAKVFKSGVAITKDINSKAEFVDNISELEWFYEKDHAKSHDLEKALRLLKADTGIVARVDVPAKKDLSYVTVKLTVKADQNFAKSMIGLRKSSKLSDMIAKADSQIEAYVKKGDVDGLCGQQSSSSCEKSLKRETKSALQQIAKEAASFNDVKAKDFVNETAKIGKLIWKNQFIFSTVAEKMSDCGSQIDLQIAGEKISNYQVQNSTTINQDSCF